The region TCCGTTGTGTCAAACTGATATGATAAACAAAAAAGAAACAGTCGGGTTCAGTGAGTGGTTGATAGAAACCCTAGGTGACGTTTTTGATTTAACCTTTGAAAAATTTGACAAGAGGTATGAGGAGCTAGTCCAATTGTCTTTATATCGTTTGCCAAATTTTAAAGACCAGTATCTAAATGACGTAAAGGCAGATGCGATTGGTTATATGGGGACGGAAATAATTAGACGGGTAGTAGGAGATTCAAAGGTGCCAGAGTTAGCTGATTTGCCAGTGACGTCTTTAAAAATAAATTTAGAGAAAACCTTATTGACGATGGCTAGTCAACTTATTTTAGAAAGAAAAAATATCAAAACAGGCCAAGAGTTGATAGGTTACTATGTATCAGCAAATAATAATTAATAGGAGTGGAGAGTATGGCGAAAAGGCAAGACTATGATTTACCGTTTTTGTTGCAGTATGAAAACGTGGCTTGGTATGAAAAAGGTCAAGTTAGAATATTGGATCGAAGAATATATCCGACAGAAATCACTTTTGTCACATGTCAAAGCTATCAAGAAGTCGCCCAAGCAATTACAGATATGGTGACACAAAGTGCAGGACCTTATACAGCAGCAGGGATGGGGATGGCTCTGGCAGGGTATGAGTGTCAAGGGTTACCGCAAGATGAACAAGTGGTGTTTTTAACGAAAGCAGCTTATGAGATTGCCCATGCTAGACCAACAACCGCAAATCGCATGGGAGCGATTACTGAAAATTGTTTGCAAGTAGCTAAGGCAGCTATTGCCAAAGGGGAAGATACGATAGAGGCGATGTTCCAAGAAACGTTGGCTTCTCTTGAGAGACGCTATGCAACTATGGCAACGGTTGGGGATAACTTATTAAAACATATTCCAAATGGGAGTCGTGTCTTAACGCAATGTTTTGGTGAAACAATTGTTGGGATGCTTTTACGAGGTGCTCAGGAACAAGGGAAAGAGTTGGAGTTATACTGTGCTGAGACAAGACCTTATTTACAAGGGGCTCGTTTAACTGCAAGTTGTTGCCAAGAGATGGGATTTAAAACGACCTTGTTAACTGATAACATGGTTGGTTATGCAATGGAACATCATCACATTGACATTTATACCTCAGCTGCTGATACGATTGCGTGTGATGGGTATATAGCTAATAAAATTGGGACCAAGCAAATGGCATTGTTAGCAATGCATTATGGTATTCCTTATTTTGTCACAGGTATTCCAGACCAAGATAAGGCCAAGGGTAGTGAAATTGTGATAGAAGAACGGGATCCTCAGCAAGTGTTAGAGTTTAGGGGGATCCAAATAGCATTAGAAGGCGTCGAAGCGATTTACCCATCTTTTGATATAACCCCACCTCACTTAATAAGTGGGATAGTTACGGATAAGGGGACTTATTCGGCGTATGATGTAGCAAGTTATTTCTTGAGTAATACCCAGCAATTTTATTAAGTCAGAAAATCAGCTAAGAGGAGTGCTAATAAAGGATGAATTATCAAAAAGAACGTCAAGAGATTATTGAGTATGGGAAAGCATTAGTGACAGAACAGCTAACAACTGGAACGGGAGGAAACATTAGTCTTTTTATACCTGAAGAGCAAGTGATGTTGATTAGTCCTAGTGGGATTCCTTATCAGGATATAGAGCTTACAGATGTAGTGGTTCTCGATTTAGAAGGAAATATTTTGGAAGGCACACGCAAACCATCTAGTGAATACGAGATGCATAAAATTTTTTATAAAAAAAATCCCGAAATTAGAGCGGTTGTTCATACTCACTCGGATTATGCCACAAGTGTTGCTTGCCTACAAAAAGAAATTCCGCCTCTGCACTATATTATAGGATCGGTTGGACGTAGTGTGAGATGTTGTGCCTATAAAACATTTGGGACACAAGCCTTAGCGGAAGAAGCGTATCAAGTAATGGGAGCTAATAAAGGAATTTTGTTAGGTAATCATGGAGTCTTAACTGTTGGAACAGATTTATCAGAGGCTTTTTCAATTGCTAAAGACATAGAATTTTTAGCGAAACTCTATGTTAGGTCTGCTACACTAGGGGAACCAGTCTTACTTTCTGAAGCGGAACTTGATGTGGTTGTCAAAAAATTCAAAACATACGGACAAATCACTAACTAACTGGTTAAAGAGTTGAGGAGTGTCTCGACTCTTTTTTTGTGTGAAATGCTCAGTAATTATATAAATTAGCGGTTGAGCATACTCTTTTGTTTTATTAAGACCGGGCTTTTGCTATAATGATTAAAGAGAATAACTAAAAGAAAGAAGGGCGTTACATGATTAATCGTATTGAGAAATTAAGAGAACAGATGAAAAAAGTTGAATTGCCTGCAATGCTTGTGACAAGTCAGTATAATTTACGTTATTTAACAGGGTTTACTGGAACAACGGGATTAGCTGTGATTACGATGGATAATGCCTATTTTGTCACTGATTTTCGTTATACAGAACAAGCGACATCACAATGTCAAGGGTATCAAATTGTTCAAAATTTTGGTCCAATCTATGATGAAGTCTCAAAAATTGTTGAAGATGAACAATTAACAGCGATTGGATTTGAAGAGGATCATGTGTCATTTGCTTTATATAGCTTATTTGAAGAAATTATTGACGTTGATCTTGTTCCAGTTTCTGGGATGGTTGAGACGTTGCGAGAAGTGAAAGATGAAGAAGAATTAGCTATTATTCGAAAAGCGTGTCAAATTGCAGATGCCGCTTTTGAGCATATCCTAGGTTTTATCAAACCAGGTCTGACAGAAATTCAAGTCGCTAATGAGTTAGACTTTTATATGCGTTCATTAGGCGCGACAGGCGTTTCATTTGAAACAATTGTTGCCAGTGGTGTTCGCTCTGCTATGCCACATGGTGTTGCTAGTGACAAAGTGATTGAGCAAGGTGATTTGATTACGCTTGATTATGGCTGTTACTACCAAGGTTATGTTTCTGATATGACAAGAACAATTGCGTTGGGAGATCCTGGTGAGAAGTTAAAAGAGATCCATCAATTAGTCTTAGATGCTCAGTTAAAAGTGATTGAAGCAGCCAAACCAGGAATGACTGGGATTGAACTTGATGCTGTTGCTAGAGGTTATTTTGAAGAAAAAGATTGTGCAGAAGCTTTTGGTCATTCTACAGGTCATGGAATTGGTTTAGAAATTCATGAAGGACCGAATGTATCTAAAATCGCCGACAAAGCTTTTGTTCCAGGA is a window of Vagococcus intermedius DNA encoding:
- a CDS encoding L-fuculose-phosphate aldolase; this encodes MNYQKERQEIIEYGKALVTEQLTTGTGGNISLFIPEEQVMLISPSGIPYQDIELTDVVVLDLEGNILEGTRKPSSEYEMHKIFYKKNPEIRAVVHTHSDYATSVACLQKEIPPLHYIIGSVGRSVRCCAYKTFGTQALAEEAYQVMGANKGILLGNHGVLTVGTDLSEAFSIAKDIEFLAKLYVRSATLGEPVLLSEAELDVVVKKFKTYGQITN
- a CDS encoding S-methyl-5-thioribose-1-phosphate isomerase yields the protein MAKRQDYDLPFLLQYENVAWYEKGQVRILDRRIYPTEITFVTCQSYQEVAQAITDMVTQSAGPYTAAGMGMALAGYECQGLPQDEQVVFLTKAAYEIAHARPTTANRMGAITENCLQVAKAAIAKGEDTIEAMFQETLASLERRYATMATVGDNLLKHIPNGSRVLTQCFGETIVGMLLRGAQEQGKELELYCAETRPYLQGARLTASCCQEMGFKTTLLTDNMVGYAMEHHHIDIYTSAADTIACDGYIANKIGTKQMALLAMHYGIPYFVTGIPDQDKAKGSEIVIEERDPQQVLEFRGIQIALEGVEAIYPSFDITPPHLISGIVTDKGTYSAYDVASYFLSNTQQFY
- a CDS encoding M24 family metallopeptidase, producing MINRIEKLREQMKKVELPAMLVTSQYNLRYLTGFTGTTGLAVITMDNAYFVTDFRYTEQATSQCQGYQIVQNFGPIYDEVSKIVEDEQLTAIGFEEDHVSFALYSLFEEIIDVDLVPVSGMVETLREVKDEEELAIIRKACQIADAAFEHILGFIKPGLTEIQVANELDFYMRSLGATGVSFETIVASGVRSAMPHGVASDKVIEQGDLITLDYGCYYQGYVSDMTRTIALGDPGEKLKEIHQLVLDAQLKVIEAAKPGMTGIELDAVARGYFEEKDCAEAFGHSTGHGIGLEIHEGPNVSKIADKAFVPGNVITNEPGLYYPGLGGVRIEDDMLVTENGVEILTHSPKELIII